The genomic stretch GCGGTATCCCAACGGGCTATACGTAAATGACTGGCATTCAGTCCTTTATCCAACACTGCTGATTGTTGATAAAAAATCATCCACGGCATAATCACCGCACCAATATTTCCAGCCAGCAAATAGAGGTAAGATTTATTTTGCCAAGGAATATTGGTAAAGCCGCTAAGTATTTCATGTCCTACCGGCCTAGCATCCCAAGCGACCCATAAAAATACCAATTCGAATAATCCTATTAAAATAGCAATCCGTTCAACCGAACGATAAGACCCGGTCCAGGCGACGATAGTCAAAAAAGCGACGGCTAAGGACAAGGTTTCCCAGGCCGGAATATTGAAGAGTGCTCCAACCCCCGCCAACCCACTAAATTCACTGAGTATGGCACCAATGCAGGAAACCACTAAGGTCGAAACCGATAACCATGCCCAAGTTTTGCCAAAATAATGCTTAATTAATTCGCCATGACCCATACCCGTGGCAATACCTAAACGCACGGTTAATTCCTGGGCGATATACAGTATCGGCATCAAAATAAACTGTAAAGCCAGTAACTTATACCCCCAGACGGCACCACTTTGGGCGGCAGTAATTAAACTCCCGGCATCAGTATCGGCCAACATCACCACCAAACCTGGGCCCAATATACTCAGCCAAAGTAGCGGCTTTTTTAAGGAACGTGTTTTTTTTAAAATTTGCGAAACAGACATACCTATCGGTTATTTTTAGAATTATTCTTGGTATTTTAGCAATAACCATAGCGACTATCAATACTAATGATAATCATTATCAATTAGCGCTACTCAGTTACTTACATTGAAAAACTGATTTCTGTAAGCAATGGAAGCATCCAAAGCTTAGCGACAATTAAAGTCTAGGCGTTATTTTTTTCGAATGAATGGCCCAATAGAAGCTGGCCGCTAAGCCTAATAAACTTAGAAAACCGAGCAAGTTGGCGAGTGCCTGCCAACCCACGGGAAAAATAGCAAATAAGCGGGTATTTCCAGTAATAGATAAAGGGATGGCGAGTAATACATCCATCAACGCGGCACCTGCTACTAATCCGCAACTGAGTAAAATCGCATCGTGTTGTTGAAAATTCGGTTGCGATGCGGCACCTTTATCAATTTTTTTTTGTAAAAATAATTTAACACTATAAGCAAACAAACTCCCGATAAATAAGGGAGTGGAAGAACTTAAAGGTAAATAAATTCCCATGCCTACGCCTAGCAAAGAAATATTAATTTTGGTCAGTGTATTCACAAGAATTAATACCAGCATAATAGCCGCACCCAACCCTAACATGTTCCAGGGCAAATCATGATTAAATACACCTTGGGTTAAGCCGGCCATCATAGCGGCAGGTGGCGCCGATAAGCTTTGTTGGAGATCCATACCCGCATGCGGTAATACGTTGGTAAGTCCATACACATTAAAAAGTAATTGCATTACCATTGGAATGACTAAAGCAGCTATGAGCACACCCAGTATTAGCATGACTTGTTGCTGCCAAGGAGCTGCACCAATAAGATGCCCTACTTTCAAATCTTGAATATTATCATTTGCAATACATGCGGCACCGGCTACTACCGCTCCGATGATGATGGTCACAGCCGCTGCATTGAGTAATTGTGAACTTAACAATTCATGTCCTTTGAAAAACAACAATAAGCGTAAAATTAATGCCATGAATAATAGGCCTGAAATAACGATGGCCGATCCTGGACTAGCTGTTACACCTACTAAACCGGAAAAATAACCGCAGAGCGCTGCAAACACAAAACCTATTACCAACACATACAGAACTGCACCGATGATAAATAATTGCGGCAATGAAAACATTAAACTGTGAATAGGTAATAAATAATCGAATAAAAAATAAATACTCACAATAACCAAACCTAAACCCGCGAGTAGATAATTCAATGGTATATCTTGCTCAGTAGGCAATAATGGCGCTTTTAATGGTTGAAACAAACCTTGCAGTGATAAACGCAAGCTAAGATAAAAAGGATGGAATAAATTTAATAAAGTCCATAATCCGGCCGCTAGCATTGCGCCTAAACCAATATAATGAATATCGCTTGCGTATGCGGTTAAATTTTTTGCCAAAATAAAAGTGTTACCCGCCGGAATAAAATAACTTAATAAGGGCAGAGTTATTCCCCAAGCAACAAATGCTCCTAACAACAAGCTTAGACCTACATTCCAACCAATTAAATAACCCACACCGATTAAGGCCGGCGCAAAGCCAAAACCAAAGCCAATAATATTAGTTTGTCCAAATACGATCCATTTTTCAGTGGATACCGCAATAACTTTTAAACCGGTTTGCGCGAATTCCAAGCCAGCACCCAAACTTGTACCGACTAACATTTTCTTAATATGAAAGCTTTGTTTTTGACTTAACTGTAATACTTCGGATATCGCGCGCGCTTCCGGAAAATAAAGTTGTGGCGTATTGATCAAAATTTTACGTAGCGGAATCGAAAATAAAATACCTAATAATCCACCTAATAAAGCAATCGCACAATTTGCAAAATAAGGAAAATAATGCCAATAACCAATGATGACTAACGCAGGAATGGTAAATACTATGCCGCCGGCAACCGCTTCTCCGGCAGATGCAGCGGTCTGAATCAGATTAGCTTCAAAAATATTCCCGTTATGGAACAAACGTAGTATTGACATCGCTAATATGGCTGCAGGAATCGACGCTGAAGGTAAGATCCCCACTTTTAAAGCAAGGTAAGTACTTGACGCAGCCAATAATATGGCTAAAAAAATCCCTAAGACTATCACTCTTAAGGTAATAACACCAACTGACTGTTTCTTATCCTCTTGCATGAGCATTCAATTTAAATAAAGTCGTCTTGAATATAATCTTTTAGCACTTCTGGAATCCGTATTTTTCCTTCTTTAGTTTGATAATTTTCCATCAATGCGACTAAGGTCCGCCCGACGGCTAAACCGGAACCATTAATGGTATGGATCAATTCTATTTTACTGGTTTCTGGATTACGCCAACGTGCTGCTAAACGACGTGCTTGAAATGATTCAAAATTACTGCACGACGAAATCTCACGATAGGTATTTTGACTAGGCAGCCACACTTCGAGATCATAGGTTTTTGCTGAACTAAAACCCAAATCGCCGGTACACAAAGATACGACGCGATAAGGTAATTCCAATTTTTGCAGTATCGATTCTGCTTCTTGAGTTAATTCTTCTAAAGCCTGATAGGAATTTTTAGGTTCGACAAAACGAATCAGTTCTACCTTTTCAAATTGATGTTGACGGATCATGCCGCGTGTATCTTTACCATAAGAACCCGCTTCACTACGAAAACACGGTGTATGGGCAACGTATTTTTTAGGTAAATCCGCCGCAGCGTAAATGGTATCACGAGCAAGATTAGTGACCGATACTTCGGCGGTAGGGATAAGATAAAAGCCATGCTCGCCTTTCATACTAAATAAGTCTTCAGAAAAACCTGGTAATTGACCGGTACCGATTAAGCTTTCCGTATTGGCGATATACGGCACATAGACTTCTTGATACTTATGTTCCTTAGTGTGCATCTCTAACATAAATTGTATCAACGCGCGTTGTAATCTTGCCAAACGACCATACAAAACAACAAAACGCGATCCAGCAATTTTGCTGGCACTGGCAAAATCCATCAAGCCGTTTGCTTCACCTAATGCGACATGATCTTTTACTGCAAAATCAAAATTAGGGATTTTCCCCCAGTGACGTTGCGTCTTGTTTTGAGATTCATCCTGACCTACCGGTACTGATGCATGAGGCAGATTGGGGATAGTCAAATAAATAGCCGACAATTCTTCGAGTATGTCCTTGAGCTGGGCTTCACATACTTCACGTCGTTTTTTTATCCCGGCAACTTCTTCTAGTAAGGCCGTGATGGATTCACCTTTGGACTTTGCTAAGCCTATCGCTTTTGCACTGCGATTGCTGGTGTTTTGCAAGGTTTCAGTTTCAGATTGCAATTCTTTGCGACGGGTTTCTAAACGCGAGACTAAGCGTGTATCGAGTTGATAGCCGCGATTAGCCAACTGCTTGGCGATTTCTTCGATTTGAATATCGTTACGTAAATATTTGGGATCTAACATATAATGCCTAGATTGCTCTTTTTTAAAACGGGTATACTGAAAAGTAATTATGACTGCAATTATCATCGATGGCAAAGCGATTGCTCAACAAACACGTCTTGCGTTAAAGCAACGACTTGAACAACGACGTATTCAGAATCTTAAAACGCCTGGTTTAGCGGTCGTTTTGGTCGGTGAAGATCCGGCTTCGCAAATCTATGTCCGTAACAAGCGGGATGCTTGCCGAGATATAGGGATGAATTCTTTTGCCTATGATCTGCCACAGCATACCACTGAACTCGAGCTACTTAATTTAATTAAAAGCTTAAACTCTGATCCGAAAGTGCACGGTATACTCGTTCAACTGCCTCTTCCTGCTTCCGTGAATACCGGGCACATTTTAGATAGTCTCGATCCGAAAAAAGATGTCGATGGTTTTCACCCCACGAATTTAGGACTCTTAGCTCAGGGTCGAGCTTTTTTACGTCCTTGTACTCCTTATGGTGTGATGCGTCTATTTGATTATGAAAAAATTGCATTAAAAGGTTTAAATGCGGTCATTGTGGGAACTTCAAACATCGTGGGCAAACCGATGGCTTTAGAACTGTTAAATGCAGGATGCACTATCACACTTTGTCATAGCGCCACACGTGATTTACAGCAACATGTTCAATGTGCCGATTTATTGGTGAGTGCCATGGGTAAAGCAGGTATTATTCAAAGCCAATGGATCAAACCCGGCGCCATTGTAATTGACATTGGTATTACGCGCGCACCGAGCGGAAAACTACATGGCGATATAGAATTTGCCACTGCTAAAGAAATCGCCGGTTATATTACACCCGTCCCCGGTGGCGTCGGTCCTATGACAGTGGCAATGCTATTAGAAAATACTTTATTTGCTGCTGAACAGAGTGATGTTTAGTAATAATTTTAAATAGAGTAAACACCTAGATTGGTTATGGGATAAACATTTAATTCGGTTTATAAATAAGCTGTTACACATCAAACTTAGCAACGAGTCAATGTAGGAATAGCATCGTTTATAGATTGCGAAACTTCTATAACGGGCGTTATTGGATGTTTGCTCGTATCTTTATATCTAAAAAATTCGGTTCTCCGGCATGTATTAGCATTTTGCATCAGAGTGGTAATGTCTTGGGATACTTGACGAGGTAGCCAGCTAGGATCATAGGGTATGGGAGAATATGCCTCTGCTTTAGAGGCTTTTTCCGTAAATTCTTTTTTCGTCTTAGCTTTTTTTTCTACTGTTATGTGAAGCACACTATATTCTCCTTCGTTACATGTTTCACATTTACCTAAATCAGTATCTAGATTGTAAAAATTTTCTTGTGATGGCTCGCTTGCATCATGGCCATGAACAAAACTAAGCCTATATGTTGGTTTTTGCTCAGGCCGTTGAAGCTCCTGATAGCTTCTATTCCAAATAAATTTAGAGATAATATTTTCAAATTCCAATAATTCACGGATCTCATCTTTTTGTATATATTCTTTTTGAAATTTGGCATTAATGTTATCTATCGTATCCGTTAACTCAGTTAATTTCCCATCTTTATAAGATATACCAAGCTCGCTTGTTATAGATTGAATTGAATTCAATCCTGCTGGAGCATGCGTGTATAATACAATTTGCTTTTTTTTATTGGTGTTATGCAACGTATATCCAATTAACTTTAAATTTGGTTTATAAACGGTTTGGTAAATAGTAAATATTTCAGCTTTATCAATTAATTTTTTATCGATAAGAACTTGCAAATTCATCATCGAAGTAATAAACCTAGCTGGTAAGTTGAGCGAATTAAATTTACCATGCTGATTTAGTTTCTGTCTCTCATAAGCTGTTACAAATTCTGCACTATGATTAGAAAGTAATATTTCAAGTAGAATTCCTTGCTGGTGTAATTTTTGCAAAATTTTTAGAGTGAAATAATCATTGTTTCCTCTATCAGCCAATTCGTCACCAATGAGTCTTACTATTAAATTTCGATTTTCAAAGCATTTAATCTTTTTTAAAATTTTATTAAATAAATTAAGATCTTGTTTTCCAAGCATAGCAACTGGTTTTTTATAGATATCAACTAATTTCTTATAATCCTTAGCGTCTATATTTTTTATGATGCCCTGTTTTATAAGAAAATAGAATAACTTGATAGCATTTCCATGTAGATCGCCAATAGTATGCTCATTTTTATCATCATTCATAGGTTCTGATTTTAAATCAAGTATAGGAGCAGTATAAATATCGACATTTTCTCGTAATAATTTAATAGGCATTTTAGTTAATTTTTTTATATTATGGGCGCTTATTTTATAATCAGCTTATCACAATTTCCACCGCAAAATGAAGGTATTCAAGATATAAGCATAACTAAAAATACAATAGGTAATAATTAAAAAATTCAACCGCTCCTTTGCTTAGATATTTTACCGAAGTAAATCCTGCTGCTAACAATATTTTTAGCGCCTGTAGACTTCTCTTACCGGAAAGACAATATAATATGATCGTGTGATTAAAATCTAATTCATTTAATCGGTAAGCTAATTCTATTAAAGGAATTAATTTACCTCCAATATTTTTATCCTTATGTTCTGCTTCAGAACGCACGTCGACTAAGGAAATATTACTTTTTTGTAATAAATGAATCAATTGTTTGGCAGATAAGGCATAATTTTTTAAGGATATATCCTCCGGACAAACAATTGTAGAAATCGGCTCATGGGCAAACTCACGATAAACACATAATTGACAATCAAGATTTTTACTCAAATGAATGTCTTTAAATGACATTGCTAATAGATCGACCATCAGTAAACGTTTTACTAACCCCGTACCAATTTTTAATATCCATTTGATTATTTCTGTCGCTTGCAGAATACCCAACAAGCCGGGTAACACGCCTATAACACCGTCAGTTGCGCAATTAACGCTAGTAGGGGAAGTAGCGTATGGAAACAAACAATGCAAACAAGGATTTTCTTGGTTAGCATGAAATATGGCACAGTAACCTTGAAATTGTCCTGCACTCGCATAGACATAAGGTTTGTTAAACTTAAAACACGTATCGTGAATTAAATAACGCGTAGCAAAATTATCTGAGCCGTCAGCAATAATGTCATATTGGCTAACAAACCTATCTGCATTGTCTGGTGTTAGTTTTTCTGTATAGGAATTCACTTCAATAGAAAGATTAAGCGCTAGAAGTTGTTCTCTTGCTGAAGTTGATTTTGCTTGGCCCAGATGTTGTTCGCGATAAAGTATTTGTCTGTGTAAATTAGTGAGTTCCACATTATCATGATCAACTATTCCAAGCTTACCCACACCCGCTGCTGCTAAATAAAGTAGTAAAGGTGATCCTAAT from Rickettsiella endosymbiont of Miltochrista miniata encodes the following:
- a CDS encoding divalent metal cation transporter, whose amino-acid sequence is MSVSQILKKTRSLKKPLLWLSILGPGLVVMLADTDAGSLITAAQSGAVWGYKLLALQFILMPILYIAQELTVRLGIATGMGHGELIKHYFGKTWAWLSVSTLVVSCIGAILSEFSGLAGVGALFNIPAWETLSLAVAFLTIVAWTGSYRSVERIAILIGLFELVFLWVAWDARPVGHEILSGFTNIPWQNKSYLYLLAGNIGAVIMPWMIFYQQSAVLDKGLNASHLRIARWDTAIGAIITQLIMASLLIATAATIGKINPQAPLNTVQQISHALTPSLGFTTGRVLFALGMTGAALVASIVVSLTAAWGLGEVMGFRRSLEHHPKEAPWFYGIYTLILILGAILVASRSVNLVNLSVGVEVMNAILLPIVLGFLYLLALRTLPKEFRLKPVYALLVGVILLITASFGLFGGISGIL
- a CDS encoding OPT family oligopeptide transporter — its product is MQEDKKQSVGVITLRVIVLGIFLAILLAASSTYLALKVGILPSASIPAAILAMSILRLFHNGNIFEANLIQTAASAGEAVAGGIVFTIPALVIIGYWHYFPYFANCAIALLGGLLGILFSIPLRKILINTPQLYFPEARAISEVLQLSQKQSFHIKKMLVGTSLGAGLEFAQTGLKVIAVSTEKWIVFGQTNIIGFGFGFAPALIGVGYLIGWNVGLSLLLGAFVAWGITLPLLSYFIPAGNTFILAKNLTAYASDIHYIGLGAMLAAGLWTLLNLFHPFYLSLRLSLQGLFQPLKAPLLPTEQDIPLNYLLAGLGLVIVSIYFLFDYLLPIHSLMFSLPQLFIIGAVLYVLVIGFVFAALCGYFSGLVGVTASPGSAIVISGLLFMALILRLLLFFKGHELLSSQLLNAAAVTIIIGAVVAGAACIANDNIQDLKVGHLIGAAPWQQQVMLILGVLIAALVIPMVMQLLFNVYGLTNVLPHAGMDLQQSLSAPPAAMMAGLTQGVFNHDLPWNMLGLGAAIMLVLILVNTLTKINISLLGVGMGIYLPLSSSTPLFIGSLFAYSVKLFLQKKIDKGAASQPNFQQHDAILLSCGLVAGAALMDVLLAIPLSITGNTRLFAIFPVGWQALANLLGFLSLLGLAASFYWAIHSKKITPRL
- the serS gene encoding serine--tRNA ligase, which translates into the protein MLDPKYLRNDIQIEEIAKQLANRGYQLDTRLVSRLETRRKELQSETETLQNTSNRSAKAIGLAKSKGESITALLEEVAGIKKRREVCEAQLKDILEELSAIYLTIPNLPHASVPVGQDESQNKTQRHWGKIPNFDFAVKDHVALGEANGLMDFASASKIAGSRFVVLYGRLARLQRALIQFMLEMHTKEHKYQEVYVPYIANTESLIGTGQLPGFSEDLFSMKGEHGFYLIPTAEVSVTNLARDTIYAAADLPKKYVAHTPCFRSEAGSYGKDTRGMIRQHQFEKVELIRFVEPKNSYQALEELTQEAESILQKLELPYRVVSLCTGDLGFSSAKTYDLEVWLPSQNTYREISSCSNFESFQARRLAARWRNPETSKIELIHTINGSGLAVGRTLVALMENYQTKEGKIRIPEVLKDYIQDDFI
- the folD gene encoding bifunctional methylenetetrahydrofolate dehydrogenase/methenyltetrahydrofolate cyclohydrolase FolD, which translates into the protein MTAIIIDGKAIAQQTRLALKQRLEQRRIQNLKTPGLAVVLVGEDPASQIYVRNKRDACRDIGMNSFAYDLPQHTTELELLNLIKSLNSDPKVHGILVQLPLPASVNTGHILDSLDPKKDVDGFHPTNLGLLAQGRAFLRPCTPYGVMRLFDYEKIALKGLNAVIVGTSNIVGKPMALELLNAGCTITLCHSATRDLQQHVQCADLLVSAMGKAGIIQSQWIKPGAIVIDIGITRAPSGKLHGDIEFATAKEIAGYITPVPGGVGPMTVAMLLENTLFAAEQSDV
- the wip gene encoding Dot/Icm T4SS effector Wip, which encodes MPIKLLRENVDIYTAPILDLKSEPMNDDKNEHTIGDLHGNAIKLFYFLIKQGIIKNIDAKDYKKLVDIYKKPVAMLGKQDLNLFNKILKKIKCFENRNLIVRLIGDELADRGNNDYFTLKILQKLHQQGILLEILLSNHSAEFVTAYERQKLNQHGKFNSLNLPARFITSMMNLQVLIDKKLIDKAEIFTIYQTVYKPNLKLIGYTLHNTNKKKQIVLYTHAPAGLNSIQSITSELGISYKDGKLTELTDTIDNINAKFQKEYIQKDEIRELLEFENIISKFIWNRSYQELQRPEQKPTYRLSFVHGHDASEPSQENFYNLDTDLGKCETCNEGEYSVLHITVEKKAKTKKEFTEKASKAEAYSPIPYDPSWLPRQVSQDITTLMQNANTCRRTEFFRYKDTSKHPITPVIEVSQSINDAIPTLTRC
- a CDS encoding ThiF family adenylyltransferase, which encodes MMHAYLSVDEIKRYAQQIKLSEIGLHGQKKLKHARVLCIGLGGLGSPLLLYLAAAGVGKLGIVDHDNVELTNLHRQILYREQHLGQAKSTSAREQLLALNLSIEVNSYTEKLTPDNADRFVSQYDIIADGSDNFATRYLIHDTCFKFNKPYVYASAGQFQGYCAIFHANQENPCLHCLFPYATSPTSVNCATDGVIGVLPGLLGILQATEIIKWILKIGTGLVKRLLMVDLLAMSFKDIHLSKNLDCQLCVYREFAHEPISTIVCPEDISLKNYALSAKQLIHLLQKSNISLVDVRSEAEHKDKNIGGKLIPLIELAYRLNELDFNHTIILYCLSGKRSLQALKILLAAGFTSVKYLSKGAVEFFNYYLLYF